A single genomic interval of Acidobacteriota bacterium harbors:
- a CDS encoding ABC transporter permease, with amino-acid sequence MGNLTQDVRFALRVLWKNWVFTLTAVLVIALGIGANTAVFSIVNGVLIDSLSYREPESLAFLWADGSARNGVDRVAATSGDFLDWKESQDVFSDLAALRNSSLRLTEREDPIVPLVHEVTHNYFDLLGVQPARGRDFQPDDEEGPARVVMVSYPLWQAAFGGDESLLGSDVELDGEMYTVIGITPQDFYAAHIFATQPGLWTPLSLAGREDDRRTRDLAVVGRLAPGRSLEEAESAMKAIAANLALEHPRTNEDWSVNVEAITDDVVGDFRQTFTLLLAAVAAVLLIACANVAGMVLTRARGRSREIALRTALGARRTRIIRQLLTESLVLAGAGGAAGLLLAWNCLGPLTRLIPQSAGVPFLEKVSLDSSVLLFTLLVSLATGIAFGLLPAFQASRLNLSESLKEGARGSVGGRQSRAQRVLVVGQVALSLMLLAGAALMLQTFGRLTGLHPGYDAERLLTLRHSARGEGLQTAAQQVPHFEQLIEQLKTLPGVSHVSASNTLPPLAPFIVRSFQISGQSAEEGFEPLAIRRVVAADYFETMGIPVLRGRTLGSFDRADTQPVTVVNQALVERFFQGRDPMGALITPQGGQPMQVVGVAANVRSRGLDPRPQPAFYTPLAQTPMTPLNLVLRVPQGDPMAVARDAERMIWDSTDSGNVYGIQTLDQRIEDLYWRPQVASLLLGGFALLALLLGAAGIYAVLSASVTQRFQEIAIRGALGARRADIQRLVLGEGLRLALGGVVIGTLAALGLSRLIANQLYGVSPTDPVTYGAVAATLLAVAVAACLIPAYRATRIDPMQALRSE; translated from the coding sequence ATGGGAAATCTCACACAAGACGTACGTTTCGCGCTGCGGGTGCTTTGGAAGAATTGGGTCTTTACGCTGACGGCGGTGCTGGTCATCGCGTTGGGGATCGGGGCTAATACGGCGGTTTTCAGCATCGTCAACGGCGTGCTGATCGACAGCCTTTCCTACCGAGAACCCGAGAGTCTGGCATTCCTGTGGGCCGACGGCTCGGCCCGCAACGGAGTCGACCGGGTGGCAGCCACCAGCGGCGACTTCCTGGACTGGAAAGAGAGCCAGGACGTTTTCAGCGACTTGGCCGCCTTGCGCAATTCCTCGCTGCGCCTGACCGAACGCGAAGACCCCATCGTGCCGCTGGTCCACGAGGTGACCCACAACTACTTCGACCTGCTGGGCGTGCAGCCGGCCCGCGGACGCGACTTCCAGCCCGACGACGAAGAGGGCCCGGCCAGAGTCGTCATGGTCAGCTACCCGCTCTGGCAGGCCGCTTTCGGAGGCGACGAGTCGTTGCTGGGCAGCGACGTCGAGCTGGACGGAGAGATGTACACCGTCATCGGCATCACTCCTCAGGACTTCTACGCCGCCCACATCTTCGCCACCCAGCCTGGACTGTGGACTCCGCTGTCGCTGGCCGGCCGCGAAGACGACCGCCGCACGCGCGATTTGGCCGTGGTGGGAAGACTGGCGCCCGGACGCAGCCTCGAGGAAGCCGAGTCGGCCATGAAGGCCATCGCCGCCAACCTTGCGCTGGAGCATCCTCGGACCAACGAGGACTGGTCGGTCAATGTTGAAGCCATCACCGATGACGTGGTGGGCGACTTCCGCCAGACCTTCACGCTGTTGCTGGCGGCGGTGGCGGCGGTGTTGCTGATCGCATGCGCCAACGTGGCGGGAATGGTGCTGACGCGGGCCCGGGGACGTTCGCGCGAGATCGCCCTGCGCACCGCTCTGGGCGCCCGCCGCACCCGCATCATCCGCCAACTGCTGACGGAAAGCCTGGTGCTGGCAGGGGCGGGCGGGGCTGCCGGACTGCTGCTGGCCTGGAACTGTTTGGGTCCGCTGACGCGCTTGATTCCCCAGAGTGCGGGGGTGCCCTTCCTGGAAAAGGTCAGCCTGGATTCCAGCGTGCTGCTCTTCACCCTGCTGGTATCGCTGGCCACCGGCATCGCCTTCGGACTTCTTCCAGCCTTCCAGGCCAGCCGCCTCAACCTCAGCGAATCGCTCAAGGAAGGCGCCCGCGGCTCCGTCGGCGGACGCCAATCGCGGGCCCAGCGCGTACTGGTGGTGGGACAGGTGGCCCTATCGCTGATGCTTCTGGCGGGCGCCGCCCTCATGCTGCAGACCTTCGGACGGCTGACCGGACTGCATCCCGGCTACGATGCCGAGCGGTTGCTGACACTGCGCCACTCGGCCCGCGGCGAAGGACTGCAAACAGCCGCCCAGCAGGTGCCCCACTTCGAACAGTTGATCGAGCAGCTCAAGACCTTGCCGGGTGTCAGCCACGTCAGCGCCTCCAACACGCTGCCTCCCCTGGCACCCTTCATCGTGCGGAGCTTCCAGATCTCGGGACAGTCCGCCGAGGAAGGGTTCGAGCCCTTGGCCATCCGCCGGGTGGTGGCCGCAGACTACTTCGAAACCATGGGCATTCCCGTCCTGCGGGGGCGCACGCTTGGATCCTTTGACCGCGCCGACACCCAGCCGGTCACGGTGGTCAACCAAGCCTTGGTGGAACGCTTCTTCCAAGGCCGCGATCCCATGGGAGCCTTGATTACGCCCCAGGGAGGACAGCCCATGCAGGTAGTGGGTGTGGCCGCCAACGTCCGCTCGCGGGGACTCGATCCGCGTCCCCAGCCCGCCTTCTACACCCCACTGGCCCAGACGCCCATGACGCCGCTCAACCTGGTGCTGCGCGTTCCCCAGGGCGATCCCATGGCCGTGGCCCGCGACGCCGAACGCATGATCTGGGACTCTACCGACAGCGGCAACGTCTACGGCATTCAAACCCTGGACCAGCGCATCGAAGACCTCTATTGGCGTCCTCAGGTGGCCTCCCTGCTGCTGGGCGGATTCGCGCTGCTGGCTCTGCTCTTGGGCGCCGCCGGAATCTACGCCGTCCTTTCGGCCTCGGTCACCCAGCGCTTCCAGGAGATCGCTATCCGCGGCGCTCTGGGAGCCCGCCGGGCCGACATTCAGCGGCTGGTGCTGGGAGAAGGACTGCGCTTGGCCTTGGGAGGGGTGGTGATCGGTACGCTGGCGGCACTGGGACTCTCGCGGCTCATCGCCAATCAGCTCTACGGCGTCAGCCCCACCGACCCTGTCACCTACGGTGCGGTGGCGGCGACGCTGCTGGCGGTGGCCGTGGCCGCTTGCCTCATCCCGGCCTACCGCGCCACCCGCATCGATCCCATGCAGGCCCTGCGTTCGGAATGA
- a CDS encoding ADOP family duplicated permease produces MKVRLKHQQLARELEKRNLSLNHWGLKMGLSKGHLSLLVNGKRPYPSPSTRRKLLRGLETDFHVLFEVENDEKSNSGGAGMSSSFRTRLSPQGPRGASTMESIRQDIRTAFRSLVRHPSFALTALLTLALGIGANTAIFSAVSAVLINPLPYRQPGRLVAVWNLLASTGPGFSHLSGPEYVDLSRRNQSLESLAAGTLDYQSLTGRGDPLRLGAAYVSGNFFSTLGVEALHGRTLQPADLAPEAPPAALLSHGLWSSVFAASAEVVGQTIQLDGRAYEVVGVLPARFSVRNPDIPLLQPQDVYLPFPFPFERLERDSRFLLAIGRLKSGVTPAAAQSDMDGVANQLAVDFIEDYHDKGYGIAVEPLDEQIAGQSRFSLLALQGAVGFLLLLVCVNLATLQLARAAARRSEVAIRMALGAGRLRLARQFLAEALLLALPGGIAAIGLAHLGVDAIRRLGPSSIPRLDELAIDTRVLLFAAAVSLAAALVFGLAPLLQISLKRLARNLAGDARSGGRRRGEMRLRQGLVAAQVALALMLTVGCGLMLRSLLHLQAVDSGFQGRDVLTLAISLPSAKYPERRQQVAFFERLEQAFAAVPGVDSVGAVSRLPFSHTNMSGGVTIEDPASEPGPVKYELARRHATPGYFAAMGIELVEGRLFDSRDQSDSAPVALIDDRLAQRLWPGQSVLGRRLHRGGLQTERPWRTIVGVVRHVKHRGLDVEGREQVYFPLTQQPDDTGFMFITVRSPLSASALTPSLRQALRTLDPDLPLSQLASMQERVASSLAQPRFYSLLLAMFALLGLCLGSMGVYSVIAYMVHRRTREIGLRMALGARTDEVFRMVVRRALALAVVGIAAGTAASLALGGYLSTLLFQVVPTDPLTLAASALILLLIALAAAAFPARRAASLNPTCALRVD; encoded by the coding sequence ATGAAAGTCCGCCTCAAGCATCAACAGCTCGCCAGGGAGCTGGAAAAGCGCAATTTGAGCCTCAATCACTGGGGACTCAAGATGGGCTTGAGCAAGGGGCATCTTTCGCTGCTGGTCAATGGCAAACGGCCTTATCCCAGTCCTTCGACGCGGCGCAAACTGCTGCGCGGGCTGGAAACCGATTTCCATGTGCTCTTCGAAGTCGAAAACGACGAGAAGAGCAATTCCGGCGGCGCCGGCATGAGTTCTTCATTCAGAACTCGCTTGTCCCCTCAAGGTCCCCGAGGAGCATCGACGATGGAAAGCATCCGCCAAGACATCCGCACCGCCTTTCGTTCCCTGGTACGGCATCCCTCCTTCGCGCTGACGGCCCTGCTGACGTTGGCGCTGGGTATCGGCGCCAACACGGCCATCTTCAGCGCCGTCAGCGCAGTGCTGATCAATCCGCTGCCCTATCGCCAGCCGGGCCGCCTGGTGGCAGTGTGGAACCTGCTGGCTTCAACCGGGCCGGGATTCTCCCATCTCTCGGGGCCGGAATACGTCGACTTGAGCCGGCGCAATCAATCGCTGGAGAGTCTGGCGGCGGGCACCCTCGATTACCAGTCGCTGACCGGACGGGGAGATCCTCTGCGCCTGGGGGCGGCATATGTGAGCGGGAACTTCTTCTCCACGCTGGGCGTGGAGGCGCTCCATGGACGCACCTTGCAGCCCGCCGATCTGGCTCCCGAGGCCCCGCCCGCGGCCCTGCTCAGCCACGGACTGTGGAGCAGCGTCTTCGCCGCCTCCGCCGAGGTGGTGGGTCAGACCATCCAGCTCGACGGACGCGCCTACGAGGTGGTGGGCGTGCTGCCGGCCCGTTTCTCCGTCCGCAACCCCGACATCCCCCTGCTGCAGCCTCAGGACGTCTACCTGCCTTTTCCCTTCCCCTTCGAGCGGCTGGAGCGCGACTCCCGCTTCCTGCTGGCCATCGGACGCCTCAAGTCCGGCGTCACGCCCGCGGCGGCCCAGTCCGACATGGACGGGGTGGCCAACCAACTGGCCGTCGACTTCATCGAGGACTACCACGACAAAGGCTACGGCATCGCCGTCGAGCCGCTGGACGAGCAAATCGCCGGGCAGTCGCGCTTCTCCCTGCTGGCTTTGCAGGGCGCGGTGGGATTCCTGCTGTTGCTGGTGTGCGTCAACCTGGCGACTTTGCAACTGGCGCGGGCCGCCGCCCGCCGCAGCGAGGTGGCCATCCGCATGGCTCTGGGCGCAGGACGGCTGCGCCTGGCCCGCCAGTTCCTGGCCGAAGCCCTTTTGCTGGCCCTGCCCGGAGGGATCGCCGCCATCGGACTGGCCCACCTGGGGGTGGACGCCATACGCCGCCTGGGGCCTTCCTCCATCCCCCGTCTGGACGAGCTGGCCATCGACACGCGCGTCCTGCTCTTCGCGGCCGCCGTCTCGCTGGCCGCCGCCCTGGTCTTCGGGCTGGCGCCGCTGCTGCAGATCTCTCTCAAGCGCTTGGCCCGCAACCTGGCCGGGGACGCCCGCAGCGGCGGCCGGCGCCGGGGCGAGATGCGTCTGCGTCAGGGACTGGTGGCCGCCCAGGTGGCCCTGGCCCTGATGCTCACGGTGGGCTGCGGACTGATGCTGCGCAGCCTGCTCCACTTGCAGGCCGTGGACTCGGGATTCCAGGGCCGGGACGTCCTCACCCTGGCCATCTCGCTGCCCTCGGCCAAGTACCCCGAGCGCCGGCAACAGGTGGCTTTCTTTGAGCGCCTGGAGCAAGCCTTCGCCGCTGTTCCGGGCGTGGACTCGGTCGGCGCCGTCTCGCGCCTGCCCTTCTCCCACACCAACATGAGCGGAGGCGTCACCATCGAAGACCCCGCCAGCGAGCCGGGGCCGGTCAAGTACGAACTGGCCCGCCGCCACGCCACTCCCGGCTATTTCGCGGCTATGGGCATCGAACTGGTGGAGGGGCGCCTTTTCGACTCGCGGGACCAGTCCGACAGCGCCCCGGTGGCCCTCATCGACGACCGCCTGGCGCAACGCCTGTGGCCGGGCCAAAGCGTCCTGGGACGCCGCCTCCACCGCGGCGGACTGCAGACCGAGCGCCCCTGGCGCACCATCGTGGGCGTGGTGCGCCACGTCAAGCACCGCGGACTCGACGTGGAGGGACGCGAGCAAGTTTATTTCCCCCTCACACAACAGCCCGACGATACCGGATTCATGTTCATCACCGTCCGCTCGCCGCTTTCGGCCTCGGCGCTGACGCCGTCGCTGCGCCAGGCCCTGCGGACGCTCGATCCCGACCTGCCCCTGTCTCAACTGGCCTCCATGCAGGAGCGCGTCGCCTCCTCCTTGGCCCAGCCCCGCTTCTACTCGCTGCTGCTGGCCATGTTCGCCCTGCTGGGACTGTGCCTGGGATCGATGGGAGTCTATTCGGTGATCGCCTACATGGTCCACCGCCGCACCCGCGAAATCGGCCTGCGCATGGCACTGGGAGCCCGCACCGATGAGGTCTTCCGCATGGTTGTCCGCCGCGCCCTGGCCCTGGCGGTTGTGGGCATCGCCGCCGGAACGGCCGCCTCGCTGGCCCTGGGCGGCTACCTCTCCACGCTGCTCTTCCAAGTCGTCCCAACCGACCCGCTCACCCTGGCCGCCAGCGCCCTCATCCTCCTGCTCATCGCCCTGGCCGCCGCCGCCTTCCCCGCCCGCCGCGCCGCCTCCCTCAACCCCACCTGCGCCCTGCGGGTGGACTGA
- a CDS encoding carboxypeptidase-like regulatory domain-containing protein: protein MKALLSLLLLGGWGWAPQDSDVLNKPALLREAHQALWDYCGERQNRGHCRQPGQPRIGLLAGPIVVPDHHSLHRSLPTPDSITIEGLVQEATGGIIPGATVRCLSQQGELLHTTISGDSGRFSFPPLPPGPYQISAAFSGFKQALIEFEPQGTPMAPLRLRLEIGPSSEVVVQHLPERAGGPRDLAVTLLSLEQASGFLPFAVLRTQEGSRVLTRSLGKGIEAYSSQSEWLQDLARSRKFYEVALDLPGGPQRLAPYLQNWAAQAASHSYLQLRDLTEDEQPLFIAAAIDIYVVSIWRQMEDLPAIDLLTDPPVEGASQHLHYLLDKVAAGRDDLEALGAFQPQHLDTLRPFLEARLGMFSLHREQREPFPDEPPRLLVAFPVGPWLIYLDADSDSLEVESLLIDD from the coding sequence ATGAAGGCTCTGTTGTCGCTTTTGTTGCTGGGCGGATGGGGTTGGGCACCTCAGGATTCAGACGTCCTGAACAAGCCAGCCCTGCTTAGGGAAGCCCATCAGGCGCTATGGGATTACTGCGGCGAACGCCAGAATCGCGGACACTGCCGGCAGCCGGGGCAACCTCGGATCGGTCTCCTCGCGGGACCCATCGTGGTTCCTGACCACCACAGCCTGCACCGTAGTCTCCCAACGCCCGATTCCATTACTATTGAAGGCCTCGTCCAGGAGGCGACCGGAGGCATCATCCCCGGGGCCACGGTCCGCTGCCTGTCCCAGCAGGGCGAGCTGCTGCACACAACCATCAGCGGCGACTCAGGACGGTTCTCCTTTCCGCCCTTGCCACCGGGCCCCTACCAGATCTCGGCCGCCTTCTCCGGCTTCAAGCAAGCCCTCATCGAGTTCGAACCGCAGGGCACGCCGATGGCCCCTTTGAGGCTAAGGCTGGAAATCGGTCCCTCCAGCGAGGTGGTCGTGCAGCACCTGCCCGAGAGAGCCGGGGGGCCGCGAGATCTGGCTGTGACGCTGCTGTCCTTGGAGCAGGCCTCAGGATTCCTTCCTTTTGCGGTCCTGCGTACGCAAGAAGGCAGCCGGGTACTCACACGCAGTCTGGGCAAGGGAATCGAAGCCTACTCCAGCCAGTCCGAGTGGCTGCAGGACCTGGCCCGTTCGCGCAAGTTCTATGAGGTTGCGCTCGACCTGCCCGGCGGACCCCAGCGCCTGGCTCCCTACCTGCAGAACTGGGCCGCCCAAGCCGCCTCGCACAGCTATCTGCAGCTTCGTGATCTGACGGAAGATGAGCAGCCTCTCTTCATCGCCGCCGCCATCGATATCTATGTCGTGTCCATCTGGAGACAGATGGAGGACTTGCCTGCCATCGATCTGCTCACCGACCCGCCGGTGGAGGGAGCGTCGCAACACCTTCATTACCTCTTGGACAAGGTCGCCGCGGGACGAGATGACCTGGAAGCCCTGGGCGCTTTCCAACCCCAGCACCTGGACACCCTGCGCCCTTTCCTGGAGGCCCGCCTGGGAATGTTTTCCCTTCACCGGGAGCAGCGCGAACCGTTCCCAGACGAACCTCCACGCCTGCTGGTCGCCTTTCCGGTCGGTCCCTGGCTGATCTATCTGGATGCCGATTCAGACTCGCTGGAAGTGGAATCCCTGCTCATCGACGATTGA
- a CDS encoding ABC transporter permease codes for MNARSDRRPQVPGWTEALLSRHLPARLSSEVLGDFEEELLELRLSWPARHLWCLRQASSVLFHSLLGKFSSPGRLPKRRGDSFMNAFGQDFRIAFRKLARRPVVSFLALLTLALGIGANSAIYSVVYAVMLKPSPYPNAERTLMLGMRGEDSSVSFRECRQVLDKAATLEKAGCYSGWTVSLSGDDDAVLLRAAAVYGDFFEVLGQPALLGRLPSAQELERHEERPVVISSQLWRTRFAADSSVIGREVLLDGSPATIVGVLPDSFEIPNPGVQAWFPLRPFQEQGDYRRYRYLDVLGLRRSETGPQAVRQEIEALEMGMLAEVVDSPQEVVDWTTTVTPLSAYQSAQARPLLNALWAAAGFVLLIACANVANLQLSRASARQREITLRRALGAGRLRLLRQLLVENVLLAVSGGALGLAVAYFAVNGLRRFLPAETPRVAEIALDHQVLLFTLAVSLAAGLLFGLAPALRLSRRRHFSALGAGRTLTADLGQERLSRLLVVAETALGLVLVVGAGLMVQTLHRLTSVDPGFGAQGVIRMELSVPRNRYPEQEEVVRFFQRAMEEVRNLPQVEEAGLVHLTPFTGYNWGSRLEIEGRTFSDLQEQPMTDWQIADSGYFRAMRIPLLQGRTFDPRDIQQGATPVTVINHALAQTLWPGESALGKRIRSGQEGDVWVTVVGVVGNVRHHGLDQPPLPEMYRPLGQRSLRGMHAVALASGPLEGAIPAIRDTLRQLDPQVPVSHLAPLEEKIQGSMRDRSLMLGLLGSFALLALLLGAVGIYGVFSDGVARRLPELSIRMALGASPSHLKRRVVSQGLRTALAGVVLGLAAALGLSRLLEGHLFQTDPHDPLLLASLSIFLLLVSAAACYLPARRASRTDPLQVLRDV; via the coding sequence ATGAACGCTCGCTCCGACCGGCGTCCTCAGGTTCCCGGCTGGACGGAAGCCCTGCTTTCCCGGCACCTTCCCGCCCGCCTTTCCAGCGAGGTGCTGGGAGATTTTGAAGAAGAGCTCTTAGAGTTGCGGCTGAGCTGGCCGGCCCGCCATCTCTGGTGCCTGCGCCAGGCGTCGTCGGTCTTATTCCATTCTCTGCTCGGCAAGTTCTCCTCGCCAGGGAGACTCCCCAAGAGACGAGGAGATTCTTTCATGAACGCTTTCGGTCAAGACTTCCGCATCGCATTCCGCAAGCTTGCAAGGCGTCCCGTTGTGAGCTTCTTGGCGCTATTGACGCTGGCCTTGGGCATCGGCGCCAACAGCGCCATCTACTCCGTCGTCTATGCCGTCATGCTCAAGCCTTCGCCTTACCCCAACGCCGAGCGGACGCTCATGTTGGGAATGCGGGGCGAGGACTCTTCGGTCTCCTTCAGGGAGTGCCGCCAGGTCCTCGACAAAGCCGCCACTCTGGAGAAGGCGGGCTGCTACTCGGGCTGGACGGTGAGCCTTTCGGGAGACGACGACGCCGTCCTGCTGCGCGCCGCGGCGGTCTATGGAGACTTCTTTGAAGTGCTCGGCCAGCCCGCCCTCCTGGGCCGGCTGCCCTCGGCTCAGGAACTGGAGCGTCATGAGGAACGGCCTGTGGTCATCAGCTCACAATTGTGGCGGACCCGTTTCGCTGCCGACTCGTCGGTGATCGGCCGCGAGGTCCTCTTGGACGGCTCTCCCGCCACCATCGTGGGAGTCCTGCCCGATTCCTTCGAGATTCCCAACCCTGGCGTCCAAGCCTGGTTTCCTCTGCGGCCCTTCCAGGAGCAGGGAGACTACCGGCGCTACCGCTACCTCGACGTGCTGGGTTTGCGCCGCTCCGAGACCGGACCGCAAGCCGTCCGCCAGGAGATAGAGGCCTTGGAGATGGGGATGCTGGCCGAAGTGGTCGACTCGCCCCAGGAGGTCGTCGACTGGACGACGACGGTGACTCCTCTGAGTGCCTACCAATCGGCTCAGGCGCGTCCTCTGCTGAATGCGCTTTGGGCGGCGGCCGGCTTCGTCTTGCTGATCGCCTGTGCCAACGTCGCCAACCTCCAGCTTTCGCGCGCTTCGGCGCGGCAGCGCGAGATCACGCTGCGCCGGGCCCTGGGCGCCGGACGCCTGAGACTTTTGCGCCAATTGCTGGTGGAGAACGTCCTGCTGGCGGTGAGCGGAGGAGCGCTGGGACTGGCCGTAGCCTACTTCGCCGTCAACGGACTGCGCCGCTTTCTGCCCGCTGAAACGCCCCGAGTGGCCGAAATTGCGCTTGATCACCAGGTGCTGCTCTTCACCCTGGCAGTCTCCCTGGCCGCTGGACTGCTCTTCGGACTTGCCCCCGCCTTGCGCTTGAGCCGCCGTCGCCATTTCTCAGCCCTTGGCGCCGGACGCACGCTGACCGCCGACCTCGGCCAAGAACGCCTCAGCCGCCTCCTGGTGGTGGCCGAGACGGCTTTGGGGCTTGTTCTGGTGGTGGGAGCCGGACTGATGGTGCAGACCCTGCACCGCCTGACCAGCGTCGATCCGGGATTCGGCGCCCAAGGCGTGATCCGAATGGAACTTTCGGTACCCCGCAACCGCTACCCCGAACAGGAGGAGGTGGTCCGTTTCTTCCAGAGGGCCATGGAGGAAGTGCGCAATCTGCCCCAGGTCGAGGAAGCCGGACTCGTCCACCTCACCCCCTTTACCGGATACAATTGGGGCAGCCGCTTGGAGATCGAGGGACGGACCTTCTCCGATCTTCAAGAACAGCCCATGACCGACTGGCAGATCGCCGACTCGGGCTACTTCAGGGCCATGCGCATCCCGCTGCTGCAGGGACGGACTTTCGACCCGCGCGACATCCAGCAGGGCGCCACACCGGTGACGGTCATCAACCACGCCCTGGCCCAGACCCTCTGGCCTGGCGAATCGGCTCTGGGCAAGCGCATCCGCAGCGGCCAGGAAGGCGACGTATGGGTGACGGTCGTGGGGGTGGTGGGGAACGTCCGCCATCATGGGTTGGACCAGCCTCCGCTTCCCGAAATGTATCGTCCGCTGGGACAAAGGAGCCTGCGCGGGATGCACGCCGTAGCCCTTGCGTCGGGCCCACTCGAGGGGGCCATCCCCGCCATCCGCGATACCTTGCGCCAGCTTGATCCCCAAGTGCCGGTATCCCACCTGGCTCCCTTGGAGGAAAAGATCCAGGGGTCGATGCGGGACCGAAGCCTCATGCTGGGTCTGTTAGGTTCTTTTGCGCTGCTGGCCTTGCTCCTTGGAGCCGTCGGCATTTACGGAGTGTTCTCCGACGGGGTGGCCCGCCGCCTTCCCGAACTGAGTATCCGCATGGCCCTCGGGGCCAGCCCTTCCCACCTCAAACGCCGAGTCGTGAGCCAAGGGCTCAGGACCGCTCTGGCGGGCGTGGTACTGGGACTGGCCGCGGCCTTGGGCCTGTCCCGCCTGCTGGAAGGCCACCTCTTCCAAACCGATCCCCACGACCCCCTGTTGTTGGCCTCTCTCTCAATCTTTCTGCTGCTTGTTTCGGCGGCCGCCTGCTACCTCCCTGCACGGCGCGCTTCCCGCACCGACCCCCTGCAAGTCCTGCGCGACGTGTAG
- a CDS encoding helix-turn-helix transcriptional regulator, whose amino-acid sequence MAKAEFIGEFEQLVLLAVLRCGEDAYGVSIGAEIRRQTGRSSSRGALYVTLERLEKKGYLQSRLADSSQQRMGRPRRYYRLCPAALKALRTQRQALLSMWEGFEEELEPSS is encoded by the coding sequence ATGGCCAAGGCGGAGTTCATCGGCGAATTCGAGCAACTGGTGCTGCTGGCGGTGCTGCGCTGCGGCGAGGACGCATACGGCGTCAGCATCGGCGCCGAGATCCGCCGTCAGACGGGACGCAGCAGCTCGCGGGGCGCCCTCTACGTCACGCTGGAACGGCTGGAGAAGAAGGGCTACCTGCAATCTCGCCTGGCCGACTCTTCGCAGCAGCGCATGGGACGTCCCCGCCGCTACTACCGGCTATGTCCGGCGGCCCTCAAGGCCTTGCGGACGCAACGCCAGGCGCTGCTCAGCATGTGGGAGGGATTCGAGGAAGAGCTGGAGCCGTCTTCATGA
- a CDS encoding peptidoglycan-binding domain-containing protein produces MTDEQISQAISYNRRQGFSTEEVEFIQRTVGSEADGLWGSLTVKAIWRWQKDHDIPPDGKVWRNDAGNTWPRIKQAGAEEEHGIFRVGLWIDDPPSRVLEAGFADALQEIGATSAAIMVNASNTRTSDPPWKPLWSSGQLVRAAELLRQRNIELILTAWPRPSASQIGEMRPALAELLDATGAEALELDAEGNWRSRFLEGFASMQEAGQALAGELRALLPPGGRLELTTYPFHSEFTSSAALSPHMDVLLPQAYSVFRADDDATHWGEQLAPGNMQRLAIERARSVSGPAVACGLAAYFQDRYPGHSAQDSMSSALQAVSADGVSEIRYWSSKWTIGHMKNAYAEAFLRGIPKADA; encoded by the coding sequence ATGACCGACGAGCAAATCAGTCAGGCGATCTCCTACAACCGAAGGCAGGGCTTCAGCACAGAGGAAGTCGAGTTCATTCAGCGAACCGTGGGTTCGGAGGCGGACGGACTCTGGGGATCCCTGACGGTCAAGGCGATCTGGCGGTGGCAAAAGGACCACGACATTCCCCCGGACGGCAAAGTCTGGCGCAACGATGCTGGAAACACCTGGCCCCGTATCAAGCAGGCCGGCGCCGAGGAAGAGCACGGCATCTTTCGCGTCGGCCTGTGGATCGATGATCCGCCCAGCCGGGTGCTCGAGGCAGGCTTCGCCGATGCGCTGCAAGAGATCGGCGCCACTTCGGCGGCCATCATGGTCAACGCCTCCAACACCCGGACCAGCGATCCGCCCTGGAAGCCTCTGTGGTCAAGCGGCCAACTTGTCCGGGCCGCCGAGCTGTTGCGGCAGCGGAACATCGAACTGATCCTGACGGCTTGGCCGCGGCCCTCGGCGAGCCAGATCGGAGAGATGAGACCGGCCCTGGCAGAGTTGCTGGATGCCACCGGCGCCGAAGCCCTGGAACTCGATGCCGAAGGGAATTGGAGAAGCCGTTTCCTGGAAGGCTTCGCTTCAATGCAAGAAGCCGGGCAGGCGCTGGCAGGAGAGCTCCGAGCCCTGCTGCCCCCCGGCGGACGCTTGGAACTGACCACCTATCCCTTTCATTCCGAATTCACTTCCTCGGCCGCCCTTTCACCTCATATGGACGTCCTGTTGCCCCAGGCCTACAGCGTCTTCCGGGCCGACGACGACGCTACTCATTGGGGAGAGCAACTGGCGCCCGGAAACATGCAGCGGCTGGCTATCGAGAGGGCCCGCAGCGTCTCCGGCCCCGCCGTGGCCTGCGGACTGGCGGCTTATTTTCAGGACCGCTATCCCGGCCACAGCGCCCAGGACTCGATGTCTAGCGCTCTCCAGGCCGTGTCCGCCGATGGCGTCTCCGAGATCCGCTACTGGTCCTCCAAGTGGACCATCGGCCATATGAAGAACGCCTATGCCGAGGCCTTCTTGCGCGGAATTCCCAAAGCGGACGCGTGA